From Camelina sativa cultivar DH55 chromosome 7, Cs, whole genome shotgun sequence, one genomic window encodes:
- the LOC104703694 gene encoding uncharacterized protein LOC104703694 produces MTERTYRRRKPGMLRTYSDSLNDAVSYQAEYLSSSLSPDTEPLEFPTQESSCLWNYSSRSNFSDDDFIQKRAKRPRRNGGGGFGLTSSLMKPAQEFGELMENEDEVKFALDGLKKGHHVRTRRAALSSLLSICEFKHQRRSLRALGISQSIIDAILGLSLDDRPSNLAAATLFFVLTADGQDGHSMESPESIKFLIKLLRPVVPVSTNGKPRNIGSRILSIIKDVDAACDAANMHDSSSCDILSRAQDILVNCKELRLIDSYKIEKMRPELSTKWLALLMMEKACLSKISFEDTSVKKTGGMFKEKLRELGGLDAVFDVVMDCHAVMESWLEHDILSVEDIKDDLNKQSLMLLLKCLKIMENATFLSTENQNHLLGYNRNMGSHGLRLSFTELMISVIKILSDLQLRALRNKKHPRPHGLNGVNRETISRADCKVNMEVIRISSDTCSATSCSSIRSASVSERPHSAFLLGCSATPKSESQLSVISINDPCKLTTRAGSNTGSFSSRLASLGSGISRSNARNIQIGEPNCKKVENFTSLEDSQDPFSFDLEESGPSEKQKKSKAQKRKGRYRDKKDERSHQLFSSQEESNHGFNSQEESSDRDRHVTEQPSSTYEIDKGCLCLISDCLLAVVKVLMNLTNDNSVGCRQVAACRGLESMAELIAGHFPSFTRSPLLSELEIPGSCHQKEKHLTDQELDFLVAILGLLVNLVEKDGINRSRLAAASVPITNPEGLQEIEQDMIPLLCSIFLTNQGSVDTIEETSTFTLDDEEAVLESEKEAEKMIVEAYSALLLAFLSTSSRSIRNAIRDYLPKRSLAILVPVLDRFVAFHITLDMIPPETHKAVMEVIESCKLP; encoded by the exons ATGACGGAGCGAACGTACAGACGACGCAAACCGGGGATGTTAAGGACCTACTCCGACTCGTTAAACGACGCCGTTTCATATCAGGCGGAGTATCTTTCTTCGTCTTTGTCTCCAGATACAGAGCCACTTGAATTCCCCACTCAAGAGTCGTCTTGTCTCTGGAATTATTCATCAAGATCCAATTTTTCGGACGATGATTTTATTCAGAAGAGGGCTAAGAGACCCAGGAGGAACGGTGGTGGAGGGTTTGGTTTGACTTCGAGTTTGATGAAGCCAGCGCAAGAGTTTGGCGAGTTAATGGAGAATGAAGACGAGGTTAAGTTCGCGCTTGATGGGTTAAAGAAAGGACATCATGTTAGGACCAGAAGAGCTGCTCTGTCGTCTCTTCTCTCGATTTGCGAATTTAAACATCAGCGACGGTCTTTGAGAGCTTTAGG GATCTCACAATCCATAATTGATGCGATTTTGGGTCTCAGCCTTGATGACAGACCAAGCAATCTTGCTGCAGCTACCCTTTTCTTTGTTCTAACTGCTGAT GGTCAAGATGGCCACTCTATGGAGTCCCCTGAATCCATCAAGTTTTTGATAAAGCTGTTGAGACCTGTGGTTCCCGTCAGTACTAATGGGAAGCCTCGAAATATAGGATCTAGGATCTTATCAATTATCAAGGATGTTGATGCAGCGTGTGATGCAGCCAATATGCATGATTCAAGCTCCTGTGATATACTGTCTAGAGCACAGGACATTCTTGTTAATTGCAAGGAGTTGAGATTGATTGATAGCTATAAAATTGAAAAGATGAGGCCTGAGCTAAGTACAAAATGGCTAGCTTTGTTGATGATGGAGAAGGCGTGCTTGTCCAAAATCTCTTTTGAAG ATACCTCTGTGAAAAAAACTGGAGGAATGTTCAAGGAGAAACTGCGAGAACTTGGAGGGCTTGATGCAGTCTTTGACGTTGTAATGGATTGTCACGCTGTAATGGAG AGCTGGTTGGAACATGACATACTCTCTGTCGAGGATATAAAAGATGACTTGAATAAGCAGAGTCTGATGTTACTCCTGAAATGTCTAAAAATCATGGAGAATGCGACGTTCCTCAGCACAGAGAACCAG AATCATTTACTCGGATATAATAGAAATATGGGTTCTCATGGACTCCGACTGTCTTTCACGGAGCTAATGATAAGTGTCATCAAGATACTTTCAG ATCTTCAGTTACGTGCTCTTAGGAACAAAAAGCATCCTCGCCCTCACGGTTTAAATGGTGTTAATCGTGAGACTATTTCAAGAGCAGATTGTAAAG TTAACATGGAGGTTATCAGAATTAGTTCAGATACTTGCTCTGCCACTAGCTGTAGTTCCATAAGAAGTGCAAGTGTATCTGAGAGACCTCACTCTGCATTCCTGTTAGGTTGCTCAGCGACACCAAAGTCGGAGTCTCAATTAAGTGTAATATCAATAAATGATCCCTGCAAGCTAACGACAAGAGCTGGTTCCAACACTGGGTCGTTCTCAAGTAGATTAGCCTCATTGGGTAGTGGCATTTCCAGAAGCAATGCGAGGAATATTCAAATTGGAGAACCCAATtgtaaaaaagttgaaaactttacaTCCTTGGAGGATAGTCAAGAtcctttttcatttgatttggaAGAGTCAGGACCTTccgaaaaacaaaagaaatctaAAGCTCAAAAGAGGAAAGGACGCTATAGAGATAAGAAGGATGAACGCTCTCATCAGCTTTTCTCGAGCCAGGAGGAATCAAACCATGGGTTCAATTCTCAGGAAGAATCAAGTGATAGAGATCGCCATGTAACAGAACAACCTTCTTCAACATATGAAATTGATAAAGGATGTCTCTGTCTTATATCTGATTGCCTTTTAGCAGTCGTGAAG GTGTTAATGAACTTAACAAATGATAACTCCGTTGGTTGTCGGCAAGTTGCTGCCTGCAGAGGATTGGAGAGTATGGCTGAATTAATTGCTGGACATTTTCCTTCCTTCACCAGATCTCCCCTTTTGAGTGAGTTGGAAATACCGGGGTCATGCCACCAGAAAGAGAAACATCTCACAGACCAGGAACTAGATTTCCTTGTTGCCATTTTGGGGTTACTGGTCAACTTGGTGGAAAAAGACGGAATAAACAG GTCTAGGCTTGCGGCAGCTAGTGTTCCGATCACCAATCCAGAAGGGTTGCAAGAGATTGAACAAGACATGATTCCTCTTTTATGCTCAATTTTTCTCACGAATCAAGGATCCGTAGACACCATAGAAGAAACAAGTACTTTCACTTTG gatgatgaagaagctgtCTTAGAAAGCGAAAAGGAAGCGGAAAAGATGATCGTGGAGGCATATTCTGCCCTTTTACTTGCATTTCTATCCAC TAGCAGTAGAAGTATACGCAATGCAATCAGAGATTATCTCCCAAAGCGCAGCCTGGCAATTCTGGTACCGGTGTTGGATAGATTTGTG GCGTTTCATATAACACTGGACATGATTCCTCCGGAAACTCATAAAGCAGTTATGGAAGTTATCGAGTCGTGCAAATTGCCATAG